The Nomascus leucogenys isolate Asia chromosome 16, Asia_NLE_v1, whole genome shotgun sequence genome includes a region encoding these proteins:
- the CTHRC1 gene encoding collagen triple helix repeat-containing protein 1, whose protein sequence is MRPQGPAASPQRLRGLLLLLLLQLPAPSSASEIPKGKQKAQLRQREVVDLYNGMCLQGPAGVPGRDGSPGANGIPGTPGIPGRDGFKGEKGECLRESFEESWTPNYKQCSWSSLNYGIDLGKIAECTFTKMRSNSALRVLFSGSLRLKCRNACCQRWYFTFNGAECSGPLPIEAIIYLDQGSPEMNSTINIHRTSSVEGLCEGIGAGLVDVAIWVGTCSDYPKGDASTGWNSVSRIIIEELPK, encoded by the exons ATGCGACCCCAGGGCCCCGCCGCCTCCCCGCAGCGGCTCCGCGGcctcctgctgctcctgctgctgcagctgcccgCGCCGTCGAGCGCCTCTGAGATTCCCAAGGGGAAGCAAAAGGCGCAGCTCCGGCAGAGGGAGGTGGTGGACCTG TATAATGGAATGTGCTTACAAGGGCCAGCAGGAGTGCCTGGTCGAGACGGGAGCCCTGGGGCCAATGGCATTCCGGGTACACCTGGGATCCCAGGTCGGGATGGATTCAAAGGAGAAAAGGGGGAATGTTTGAGGGAAAGCTTTGAGGAGTCCTGGACACCCAACTACAAGCAGTGTTCATGGAGTTCATTGAATTATGGCATAGATCTTGGGAAAATTGCG GAGTGTACATTTACAAAGATGCGTTCAAATAGTGCTCTAAGAGTTTTGTTCAGTGGCTCACTTCGGCTAAAATGCAGAAATGCATGCTGTCAGCGTTGGTATTTCACATTCAATGGAGCTGAATGTTCAGGACCTCTTCCCATTGAAGCTATAATTTACTTGGACCAAGGAAGCCCTGAAATGAATTCAACAATTAATATTCATCGCACTTCTTCTG TGGAAGGACTTTGTGAAGGAATTGGTGCTGGATTAGTGGATGTTGCTATCTGGGTTGGTACTTGTTCAGATTACCCAAAAGGAGATGCTTCTACTGGATGGAATTCAGTTTCTCGCATCATTATTGAAGAACTACCAAAATAA